The genome window CGCCGAGTCGGTCACGCTGCGGGAGGCCGCGATGACGATCGGCGTCCGCCGGGTGGCGGAGGCGCACCTGATCCGCGGTCTGTACCCCTGAGCAGGTCGCTACTCCTGAGCAGGGACGTCAGGCGCGCGCACGAGCTCGAGGACCCGTCCACCGGGCGTCCGCAGCGTGAAGGTGTCGGGCTCGGACGTCACCTGCCCACCGTCCTGCAGCACACCGAGGACCGTCCGCTCGGTGGCCGTCGCCCCCGGCGGACCCGCCATGAGGGTCGCGACGACCGGCCCGAACGTCAGCGCCGTGCCATCGAGCCGCCACGTCCCGCGCACGCGGTTCACGCCCGCGTGGCCGAACACCATGCCGTCACCGTCGAAGGTGAGCCACGGCGGTCCCTGCATGCCGTCGGCGAGCGGCGCCCCGTCGCAGCGCACGACCCGCCACGTGCCGTGCAGCCACGGAGCGTCCTGGCCGGCCCCCGGGGGGTCGACGGAGGTCGGTCGGTCGTGCCCGTCGTCGCGCATGGTCGATCATGGCACCTGCGGTCTCAGGCGCGCGGCAGGAGCTGCGCCCACTCCTCGAGCTCGACGCGCGGTCCCGTGTAGAAGGGGACCTCCTCGCGCACGTGCCGACGCGCCTGCGTCGCACGCAGGTCGCGCATGAGGTCGACGATGCGGTGCAGCTCGGGGGCCTCGAAGGCGAGCACCCACTCGTAGTCGCCCAGCGCGAAGGACGACACCGTGTTGGCGCGCACGTCGGCGTAGTCACGCGCGGCGGCGCCGTGCTCGTGGAGCATCTGCCGGCGCTCGTCGTCGGGCAGGACGTACCACTCGTACGACCGCACGAACGGGTAGACGCACACGTAGTCGCCGGCGGGCTCCCCGGCGAGGAAGGCCGGGACGTGGGCCCGGTTGAACTCCGCGGGACGGTGCAGGCCGACGACCGACCAGACGGGCGTCAGCACCTCGCCGAGCGCGCTGGCGCGCAGCCGGTGGTAGGCGCCCTGGACCTGCTCGACGGTCTCGGCGTGCCACCAGACCATGAGGTCGGCGTCCGCGCGCAGCCCCGCGACGTCGTACCAGCCGCGCACGACGAGCCCCGGGTCGGACGCGACGGCACGCAGCGCGTCGGCGACGACGTCCGCACGCTCCGCCGCGTCGGCGGGCAGCGGGCCGTCGACGGCGAACACCGACCACATCGTGTAGCGGATGGTCGTGTTGAGCGCGTCGGGGTCGGTCGGGTGGGCGGTCACGTGCGTGGTCACAGGGGCTCCGTCATCGGGTGGGCAGCAGGTCGGGTGGGGTCAGGACCAGGGGTCGACCGAGCACGCGGCCGGGCGGCCCGAGTCGACGCCCTCGCGCATCCGGCAGCACCCCGGGACGCAGACCGAGCGGAACGCGGGCAGGTCGCCCGTCGTCGCCTCGGCGGGCCGCGGCGCACCGGCGTCGTCGGCCCGGGCGATCGCGGCGCGCTCGAGCAGCAGGTCGACCAGGCCGCGCACGAAGGGCTCGCGCACGCCCACGGAGTCGGCCCGTACGGCGGTCATGCCCAGCTCGTGCGCCGTGGCCAGCGCCTCCGTGTCGAGGTCGAACGCGACCTCCATGTGGTCGGACACGAAACCGATCGGCGACAGCACGACCGACGTCGTGCCCGCCGCCGCGAGGGCGCCGAGGTGGTCGTTGACGTCGGGCTCGAGCCACGGCTGGCTGGGCGGGCCAGAGCGCGAGCAGAAGGCCAGGTCCCACTCGACGGGGCGACCGAGGCGCTGCCCGGCCGCTGCGGCGACGGAGCGGGCGACGTCGAGGTGCTGCTCGCGGTACGACGCGCCGGCGACGGTCGACGCGGCCTCCATCGTGTCCGGGATCGAGTGCGTCACGAAGACCAGGCGGGGCCACGCGGCGTCGGCGGCCGTCGCCTCGTACGCCTCGACGACGGCGTCCACGTTGGCCTGCACGAAGCCCGGGTGGTTGAAGTACGACCGTGCCTTGTCGACGACGAGCGGCTCCCTGTCCGGGGCGGCCACCGCGTCCAGCGCCGTCCAGAGGTCCTCGCGGTACTGCCGGCAGCCGGAGTACGACGAGTACGCCGACGTCACGAGCGCGACGATGCGGCGCGCACCGGCGGCGCGGGCCTCGGCCAGCGCGTCGCGCGTGTAGGGCTCCCAGTTGCGGTTGCCCCACACGACGGGGACGTCGAGACCACGCCGCGCCAGCTCGTCCTGCAGCGCGGCCCGCAGCGCGAGGTTCTGCTCGTTGATCGGGCTGCGCCCGCCGAAGTGGTGGTAGTGCTCCGCGACCTCGGCCAGACGCTCGTCGGGGATGTTCTTGCCCGCGGTCACGTTGCGCAGGAACGGCAGGACGTCGTCCGGGCCGTTCGGGCCGCCGAAGGAGAACAGCAGGACGGCGTCGTACGGCGCCAGGCCCGCCGTGCCGGCGTCCGGCGTCGGGTCGGTCGAGGGGGGCGTCACGAGAGGCACCCTCCGATCATCCCACCGTGCCCGCGGGACGCCCTGCGGGTTCGGCCGCCCGGCACGTGACGTTGTCGGGACGGTTTGTCACCTCCTGCACGTCGACGCATCACCCGTTCGGTGGGCTCCGCGTGCGCCCTCCCGGGGACGGCTCTACCGTCGTCGTGGCGCGCGGTCCGCGTGCCGAGCCGTGAGGAATCGGAGCCCCACCGATGAGCAAGCCGTGACGCGCGCCGGGCGGCACGCCGCGCCCGAGCTGGCGCACCGCTACGTCCTGGGCGAACGGCTCGGCGAGGGCGGATCGGCACAGGTGTACCGGGCGGTCGACACACGTCTGGACCGTCCCGTCGCGATCAAGCTGTTCCGCCTCGCAGGGGCCGACCCCGCGCAGGTGCGCCGGTACGCGCAGGAGGCGCGGGTGCTCGCCGAGCTGTCGCACCCGTCGCTGGTGGCGCTGCTGGACGTCGGCGCGGACGTCACGCCGGGGACCGGCCCCGTCGCGTTCCTGGTCATGGAGCTCGTCGAGGGTCGCACGCTGCGCGAGCTCGTCGCGGACGGTCCGCTCGACGCGGCCACGACCGCGGACATCGGGCACCAGCTCGCGCAGGGCCTGGCCCACGCGCACCGTGCCGGCGTCGTCCACCGCGACGTCAAGCCGTCGAACGTCCTGGTGGCGGACACGACCCCGGCCTCCGGCCGGCGCGACGCCCCGACCCTGCCCGTCGTGCTCGCGGACTTCGGCATCGCCGCGTCCGACGCGGCACCCCGCACAAGCCGCACGGACGACCGCGCGACGGCCAGCTACCAGAGCCCCGAGCAGGCGCTCGGAGAGCAGGCCGGACCCGCGAGCGACATGTACTCCCTCGGTCTCGTCCTGCTCGAGTGCCTCACGGGCCGCCGGGCGTACCCGGGCGACCCGCTCACGGCGTCACTGGCCCGCCTGCTGCACGGTCCGCAGATCGCCGACGACCTCGACCGCGACTTCGCCGCGCTGCTGCGCGCCATGACCCGCACCGACCCGACGCAGCGCCCGACCATGGTCGCCGCCGCCGCCGAGCTGCGCGGGCTGCGCCGCCAGCGGGAGCGGGCGCTGCGGGTCTCCTGACCCGCTGCCCCCGCCGCGCGGCCCGAGACCCTTCCCCGGCCCGCTCGGGCCGGCACGCTCACCCGCGACGCGACGCCACGGGAGGGTGCACGGGTGCGGTGCCGAGCGCGTCGGCGATCTCGTCGGCCCAGGCGGCGACGGCCGCCATGTCCCGGTGGTCGCCCTCGCGAGCACGGCCGCCGGCGATGATCGCGCGCTCGGTGAAGGACAGCAGCGAGCGGTCGAGACGCCCGCGGAAGCTGCGGTGGGCGCGGGCCCCGATCCGCTCGCGCAGCGCCGCCACCTCGAGCGGCGAGTTCGCGGAGTTGGCCGGCTGCGTGGCGAGCCCGGACGAGAACATCCACACCGGCCGGGCGCGCAGCCCGTCGACGCAGCGCTCCGCCACGTCGCGCGCGGCGGGCAGCCAGTGCGCGGTGTAGACCGCCGACCCGAGCACGACCGCGTCGTAGTCCGCGACGCTCGTGACGTCCTCGGGGGCGCGCAGGTCGACCTCGTGACCCCGGTCGCGCAGGCGACGCGCGATCACCTCGCCGATCTCCCACGTGCCCTGGTGGCGCGACGCCACCGTCAGCAGGATGCGCATCGTTCCTCCTCGCCGTCGTCGTCGGGCGCCGTGCCCTCCGGGTCTTATCGTCACCGGGGTGGAGCCGCACGGCGTGGGCCGGAGGTCCCCGTGGCGGCCTCAGACCTCGGGCGGGTCGTCGCCCGTGAGCCCGACGGGGTCGGGCAGGTCGGCCTGCGCGAGGCGCAGCCGGTCGCACAGCCGCTCGAGCGTCGCGAGCTCGTCGGCGTCGAGCGCCCCACCGACCAGGGCGGCGATGGAGCGGGCGTGGCGCCGGCCGATCTCGCGCTGCCGTCGCCGCCCGGCGTCCGTCAGCTGCACCGCCTTGCCCCGCCGGTCACCCGCGACGGGTCCGCGCCGGACCAGGCCCTCGGCCTCCAGCCGGTCGACGAGCCTCGACAGGCTGGGCTGCGTCAGCAGGCTCGACCCGGCGAGCTCGCGCAGCCGCATCGCCCCGCCCTCGGCGAGCGACAGGGTGTAGAGCACGTCGTACTCGCGCATGCTCGTCCCGCCCCACACGTCGTGGCGCGCGAACCGTCGCACGAGCGTGACCTGGGCGCGGAACAGCGCCTCCCACGCGGCCACCGACGCGCGGACGTCGACGTCGCCGCGCGGCGGACGGTCGGCGCGCGCCGCCGGTCCCAGGTCGTCGTCGGACATCACCCGGTCCCTCCTCGCGCCACGGCGACGTGGTGCCCGTCACCGGTCCTCGCCCGGACGAGGACAGATCATGTCACCACACCGCGTCGCCCGCTGCCGTCGCGCGGCCCGTGCGCGTCTAGGCTGGGACGATGAGCGAGACGGGCACCACGTACCTGCTGGTCGACGGCGAGAACATCGACGCCACGCTCGGCTCCTCGATCCTCGGCGGACGGCCGACGCCCGAGCAGCGACCCCGCTGGGAACGGGTGCTGAGCTTCGCGCAGCAGACGTGGGACCAGCCGGTCAAGGCGCTGTTCTTCCTCAACGCGTCGAACGGCTCGCTGCCGATGTCCTTCGTGCAGGCGCTGACCGCGATCGGGTTCGTGCCGATCCCGCTGTCGGGCGAGTCGTACGAGAAGGTCGTCGACATCGGCATC of Cellulomonas dongxiuzhuiae contains these proteins:
- a CDS encoding META domain-containing protein, with protein sequence MRDDGHDRPTSVDPPGAGQDAPWLHGTWRVVRCDGAPLADGMQGPPWLTFDGDGMVFGHAGVNRVRGTWRLDGTALTFGPVVATLMAGPPGATATERTVLGVLQDGGQVTSEPDTFTLRTPGGRVLELVRAPDVPAQE
- the hemQ gene encoding hydrogen peroxide-dependent heme synthase, translating into MTTHVTAHPTDPDALNTTIRYTMWSVFAVDGPLPADAAERADVVADALRAVASDPGLVVRGWYDVAGLRADADLMVWWHAETVEQVQGAYHRLRASALGEVLTPVWSVVGLHRPAEFNRAHVPAFLAGEPAGDYVCVYPFVRSYEWYVLPDDERRQMLHEHGAAARDYADVRANTVSSFALGDYEWVLAFEAPELHRIVDLMRDLRATQARRHVREEVPFYTGPRVELEEWAQLLPRA
- a CDS encoding ferrochelatase, with the translated sequence MPLVTPPSTDPTPDAGTAGLAPYDAVLLFSFGGPNGPDDVLPFLRNVTAGKNIPDERLAEVAEHYHHFGGRSPINEQNLALRAALQDELARRGLDVPVVWGNRNWEPYTRDALAEARAAGARRIVALVTSAYSSYSGCRQYREDLWTALDAVAAPDREPLVVDKARSYFNHPGFVQANVDAVVEAYEATAADAAWPRLVFVTHSIPDTMEAASTVAGASYREQHLDVARSVAAAAGQRLGRPVEWDLAFCSRSGPPSQPWLEPDVNDHLGALAAAGTTSVVLSPIGFVSDHMEVAFDLDTEALATAHELGMTAVRADSVGVREPFVRGLVDLLLERAAIARADDAGAPRPAEATTGDLPAFRSVCVPGCCRMREGVDSGRPAACSVDPWS
- a CDS encoding serine/threonine-protein kinase, whose protein sequence is MTRAGRHAAPELAHRYVLGERLGEGGSAQVYRAVDTRLDRPVAIKLFRLAGADPAQVRRYAQEARVLAELSHPSLVALLDVGADVTPGTGPVAFLVMELVEGRTLRELVADGPLDAATTADIGHQLAQGLAHAHRAGVVHRDVKPSNVLVADTTPASGRRDAPTLPVVLADFGIAASDAAPRTSRTDDRATASYQSPEQALGEQAGPASDMYSLGLVLLECLTGRRAYPGDPLTASLARLLHGPQIADDLDRDFAALLRAMTRTDPTQRPTMVAAAAELRGLRRQRERALRVS
- a CDS encoding flavodoxin domain-containing protein, whose product is MRILLTVASRHQGTWEIGEVIARRLRDRGHEVDLRAPEDVTSVADYDAVVLGSAVYTAHWLPAARDVAERCVDGLRARPVWMFSSGLATQPANSANSPLEVAALRERIGARAHRSFRGRLDRSLLSFTERAIIAGGRAREGDHRDMAAVAAWADEIADALGTAPVHPPVASRRG
- a CDS encoding MarR family winged helix-turn-helix transcriptional regulator — protein: MSDDDLGPAARADRPPRGDVDVRASVAAWEALFRAQVTLVRRFARHDVWGGTSMREYDVLYTLSLAEGGAMRLRELAGSSLLTQPSLSRLVDRLEAEGLVRRGPVAGDRRGKAVQLTDAGRRRQREIGRRHARSIAALVGGALDADELATLERLCDRLRLAQADLPDPVGLTGDDPPEV
- a CDS encoding NYN domain-containing protein, which gives rise to MSETGTTYLLVDGENIDATLGSSILGGRPTPEQRPRWERVLSFAQQTWDQPVKALFFLNASNGSLPMSFVQALTAIGFVPIPLSGESYEKVVDIGIKRTLDAIADREGDVLLASHDGDFAPEVADLVDAGRRVGLLAFREFTSQSLAGLTARGLQTFDLESDVAAFNVQLPRLRIIPLEEFDPLRYL